One segment of Candidatus Micropelagos thuwalensis DNA contains the following:
- the dnaK gene encoding molecular chaperone DnaK — MGKVIGIDLGTTNSCVAVMDGDTPRVIENSEGARTTPSMVGFAEDGERLVGQPSKRQAVTNPTDTVFAVKRLIGRTFKDPATQKDIEMVPFTICSADNGDAWVEARGEQYSPSQISAFILQKMKETAESYLGEKVDQAVITVPAYFNDSQRQATKDAGKIAGLEVLRIINEPTAASLAYGMEKKEGQTIAVYDLGGGTFDVSILEIGDGVFEVKATNGDTFLGGEDFDTVILDYLAETFQKEQGIDLREDKLALQRLKEAAEKAKIELSSSTQTEVNLPFITADQSGPKHLNTKLTRATLEGMVDDLIQRTRKPCEEAMSDAGISAGEIDEVVLVGGQTRMPKIREFVKNVFGKEPNMSVNPDEVVAMGAAIQAGVLQGDVKDVLLLDVTPLSLGIETLGGVFTRLIERNTTIPTKKSQVFSTAEDNQSAVTIAVYQGEREMAKDNKALGQFNLEGLPSAPRGVPQIEVAFDIDSNGIVNVSATDKATGKEQAIRIEASGGLSDDDIENMVKDAEANAEADKARRESAEARNNAESLIHATEKTIAENEDKIELADKDAAEIAISDLQTALEGEDLDDINAKAQALSQAAMKIGESVYKAQQEAEAAGDAAADAQTDSEDVVDADFEEVSDDDTDEEQKAS; from the coding sequence ATGGGTAAAGTTATCGGAATTGATCTGGGAACCACAAACTCCTGTGTTGCTGTTATGGACGGCGATACCCCCCGTGTGATTGAGAACTCAGAGGGCGCAAGAACAACGCCTTCCATGGTTGGCTTTGCAGAAGACGGAGAACGACTTGTTGGGCAACCCTCAAAACGTCAGGCTGTCACCAACCCGACAGACACGGTGTTTGCTGTCAAACGACTGATTGGCAGAACCTTTAAAGACCCTGCCACACAAAAAGACATTGAAATGGTTCCCTTCACAATTTGTTCCGCAGATAATGGCGATGCTTGGGTTGAAGCACGGGGTGAACAATATTCTCCATCGCAAATTTCTGCTTTTATCTTGCAGAAAATGAAAGAAACAGCCGAAAGCTATTTAGGTGAAAAGGTCGATCAAGCCGTTATTACTGTTCCGGCCTATTTTAACGACTCCCAGCGCCAGGCCACAAAAGACGCCGGTAAAATTGCAGGGCTTGAGGTGCTACGCATTATCAATGAGCCGACAGCCGCATCTCTTGCTTATGGCATGGAGAAAAAAGAGGGTCAGACGATTGCTGTTTATGACCTCGGCGGCGGCACGTTTGACGTATCCATTCTTGAGATTGGCGATGGCGTTTTTGAAGTGAAAGCAACCAATGGTGACACATTCCTTGGTGGTGAAGATTTCGATACCGTTATCCTGGACTATCTTGCCGAGACATTTCAAAAAGAGCAGGGCATTGACTTGCGCGAGGACAAGCTCGCACTTCAGCGCCTAAAAGAAGCGGCTGAAAAAGCTAAGATTGAGCTTTCCTCTTCTACTCAGACTGAAGTGAACCTCCCCTTCATAACGGCTGATCAATCAGGGCCAAAGCACCTGAACACCAAACTTACCCGCGCCACGCTTGAGGGCATGGTGGATGACCTGATCCAGCGCACCCGCAAGCCATGCGAAGAGGCCATGAGCGATGCCGGCATATCTGCTGGTGAAATTGATGAGGTCGTGCTGGTCGGCGGACAAACGCGTATGCCTAAAATCCGAGAGTTCGTGAAGAATGTTTTCGGCAAAGAGCCTAATATGAGCGTGAACCCGGATGAAGTTGTTGCGATGGGTGCAGCAATTCAAGCAGGCGTTTTACAGGGCGATGTTAAAGATGTGCTGCTTCTCGACGTAACACCTTTATCTTTGGGTATTGAAACTCTTGGCGGTGTTTTCACCCGTCTGATTGAGCGCAACACAACAATACCGACTAAGAAATCTCAGGTCTTCTCTACTGCTGAGGACAATCAGTCTGCCGTGACCATTGCCGTTTATCAAGGCGAGCGTGAAATGGCAAAAGACAACAAGGCACTGGGCCAGTTTAATCTTGAGGGTCTCCCCTCCGCCCCAAGAGGTGTGCCGCAAATCGAAGTTGCCTTTGATATTGACTCCAACGGTATTGTGAATGTTTCGGCAACCGACAAGGCTACCGGCAAAGAGCAAGCCATCCGTATTGAGGCCTCAGGCGGCCTTTCTGATGACGACATTGAAAATATGGTCAAAGATGCAGAGGCCAATGCTGAGGCCGATAAGGCGCGCCGTGAGTCTGCCGAGGCCAGAAACAATGCTGAGAGTCTTATTCATGCGACGGAGAAAACAATCGCCGAGAATGAAGACAAAATCGAGCTGGCAGATAAAGATGCCGCAGAAATTGCAATTTCCGATTTGCAAACGGCACTGGAAGGTGAAGATTTGGATGATATTAATGCCAAAGCTCAGGCCCTCAGTCAGGCCGCAATGAAAATTGGGGAATCGGTTTACAAAGCCCAGCAAGAGGCGGAGGCAGCAGGCGATGCGGCGGCTGATGCTCAGACGGATAGTGAAGATGTTGTCGATGCTGACTTTGAAGAAGTAAGCGACGACGACACAGATGAAGAACAGAAAGCATCCTGA
- a CDS encoding alpha-ketoglutarate-dependent dioxygenase AlkB, with amino-acid sequence MDLNHAKYIPEYWSPKQQRAVLDALMPVIAKAPFFKPRMPRTNQPWSIIMTNAGSLGWVSDVNGYRYQAAHPETGETWPPLPNILQAAWTDLTGLDVPAECCLINLYQGQRAKMGLHQDRDEIDKSFPVLSFSLGDSARFRVGGKTRKGPTQSVKLNSGDVVILQGESRLSFHGIDRIMPDSSQLIGDYIEGGGRINLTLRRVNPA; translated from the coding sequence ATGGACTTAAATCACGCAAAATATATTCCGGAATACTGGTCACCCAAGCAACAAAGGGCTGTTTTGGACGCTTTAATGCCTGTGATTGCAAAAGCCCCCTTTTTTAAGCCTCGTATGCCGCGCACCAATCAGCCCTGGTCAATTATTATGACAAATGCCGGGTCACTGGGGTGGGTTTCCGATGTCAATGGTTACAGATATCAGGCGGCTCATCCTGAAACCGGTGAAACATGGCCGCCCTTACCGAATATTTTGCAGGCGGCATGGACTGATTTAACGGGTCTCGATGTGCCGGCAGAATGTTGTCTGATTAATTTGTACCAAGGCCAGCGTGCGAAAATGGGTTTGCATCAGGATCGCGATGAAATTGATAAAAGTTTTCCGGTTCTGTCTTTTTCGCTCGGTGACTCCGCGCGGTTTCGGGTCGGCGGCAAAACCAGAAAAGGCCCAACGCAATCGGTGAAGCTTAATTCGGGAGATGTTGTTATACTGCAAGGTGAGTCTCGTTTGAGCTTTCATGGTATTGATCGCATCATGCCGGACTCGTCCCAGCTCATCGGTGATTATATTGAGGGCGGTGGGCGGATAAATCTGACACTGCGACGGGTAAATCCAGCTTAA
- the grpE gene encoding nucleotide exchange factor GrpE, which produces MMSHENETDTNPENQEAPKTETDAPKADTSQIEASHKNTEEPSKSEEEPTEKKSLEEAPAEVVEEPEEIDPEQQIAELNEKMLRLAAELENTRRRAERDKSDALRYGVTGFARDMVSVGDNLTRALNAIEETDREGLSDNMVNLLEGVGATQRDLMAALQRNGVKPIAPEGEKFDPNFHEAMYEAPGTGQDNGTIIEVVEIGYMIGDRLLRAAKVGVAKDG; this is translated from the coding sequence ATGATGAGTCACGAAAACGAAACTGACACAAATCCGGAAAATCAAGAGGCCCCTAAAACGGAAACAGATGCCCCAAAAGCCGACACATCTCAAATAGAAGCATCTCATAAAAATACAGAGGAGCCTTCAAAATCTGAAGAAGAACCTACTGAGAAGAAATCTTTAGAAGAAGCGCCCGCAGAAGTGGTTGAAGAGCCAGAGGAAATTGATCCCGAACAACAAATTGCCGAATTGAACGAAAAAATGCTTCGGCTGGCGGCTGAGCTAGAAAATACCCGCCGCCGTGCTGAGCGCGATAAGTCCGATGCTCTCCGATACGGCGTGACTGGTTTTGCTCGTGATATGGTGTCAGTAGGCGATAACCTGACACGCGCCCTCAACGCCATAGAAGAAACCGACCGGGAAGGATTGTCTGATAACATGGTCAATCTGCTGGAAGGTGTCGGCGCCACCCAGCGCGACCTGATGGCGGCGCTTCAACGCAATGGCGTAAAACCGATTGCCCCTGAAGGCGAAAAGTTTGACCCCAATTTCCACGAAGCTATGTATGAAGCGCCGGGCACAGGGCAGGATAATGGCACAATTATCGAAGTCGTGGAAATCGGCTATATGATTGGCGATCGCCTGCTAAGAGCTGCAAAGGTTGGGGTTGCGAAAGACGGTTAA
- the rph gene encoding ribonuclease PH, translating into MRPSGRQYNQLRSVTLEKGVTKHAEGSCLIKAGDTHVLCTASVETRVPPWLRNGGTGWVTAEYGMLPRSTSDRMRREASAGKQSGRTQEIQRLIGRSLRAVTDLAALGENQISIDCDVLQADGGTRTASITGAFVALSQAVDWMKAKQIVDANAVVIRDHVAAISCGIYKDEPVLDLDYAEDSNAIADANFVMTGSGTLVEVQATAEERPFSQQDFSALMMLAEAGIRNLVVLQKQSLG; encoded by the coding sequence ATAAGACCATCAGGTCGCCAATATAATCAATTGCGATCCGTCACGCTTGAGAAGGGAGTTACTAAACATGCCGAGGGCTCCTGTTTGATAAAAGCGGGCGATACGCATGTATTGTGCACAGCAAGCGTTGAAACGCGTGTCCCGCCATGGCTAAGAAATGGCGGTACGGGCTGGGTTACGGCAGAATACGGTATGTTGCCGCGCTCGACATCTGATCGCATGCGCCGCGAGGCATCGGCTGGTAAACAGTCAGGGCGCACCCAAGAAATTCAGCGCCTTATCGGTCGCTCACTGCGTGCCGTCACGGATCTCGCCGCGTTGGGTGAAAATCAAATCAGTATTGATTGTGATGTGCTGCAGGCTGATGGCGGTACACGAACGGCTTCTATCACTGGCGCTTTTGTTGCGCTTTCACAGGCGGTTGATTGGATGAAAGCCAAACAAATTGTTGATGCTAACGCAGTTGTTATTCGCGATCATGTCGCGGCAATTTCATGTGGTATTTATAAGGATGAGCCGGTGCTGGATTTGGATTATGCAGAAGACAGCAACGCGATTGCTGATGCGAATTTTGTGATGACCGGGAGTGGCACACTTGTTGAAGTGCAGGCCACAGCCGAAGAAAGACCTTTTAGCCAGCAGGATTTTTCTGCTCTTATGATGCTTGCTGAAGCGGGTATTCGTAATCTGGTCGTGCTGCAGAAGCAATCTCTCGGTTAA
- the rdgB gene encoding RdgB/HAM1 family non-canonical purine NTP pyrophosphatase, whose translation MSENRKVLSGKIVVASHNAGKVTEINELVAAFGIETISAADLNLPEPEEAGDTFIANAELKALAAAQAAGLPALADDSGLAVDALGGAPGIHSARWAEGDIEKGETPGRDFERAMRKVEEALTRIPDAPRTAHFVCALTLAWPDGHCESFEGKVYGELVWPPRGDLGFGYDPVFQPDGLAKTFGEIQPEMKHAMSHRAAAFQKLVTACLKD comes from the coding sequence ATGTCTGAAAACCGGAAAGTCTTGTCAGGGAAGATTGTCGTTGCCAGTCATAATGCCGGCAAGGTAACTGAAATTAATGAATTGGTCGCCGCCTTCGGCATTGAAACAATCAGTGCGGCTGACTTGAATTTGCCTGAGCCAGAGGAAGCCGGTGACACTTTTATAGCTAATGCGGAACTAAAAGCCTTGGCGGCGGCGCAAGCGGCAGGTTTGCCGGCACTGGCTGATGATAGTGGGCTAGCGGTTGACGCGTTGGGTGGTGCGCCAGGTATTCATTCTGCCAGATGGGCGGAGGGAGATATTGAGAAGGGGGAAACTCCCGGGCGCGATTTCGAGCGCGCCATGAGAAAGGTCGAGGAAGCGCTTACGCGCATTCCCGATGCGCCCAGAACAGCACATTTTGTTTGTGCGCTAACGCTTGCATGGCCGGACGGACATTGTGAAAGCTTCGAAGGTAAGGTTTATGGTGAGCTGGTTTGGCCGCCGCGCGGGGATCTAGGCTTTGGTTATGATCCGGTGTTCCAGCCTGACGGTCTTGCAAAAACCTTTGGCGAGATACAACCGGAGATGAAACATGCAATGTCGCATCGGGCAGCAGCATTTCAAAAACTTGTTACGGCATGTCTGAAAGACTAG